Within Streptomyces sp. NBC_00704, the genomic segment GTGTACGACCTGCGCCGCTTCAACGTCATCGGGACGATCTCCTACGACCACCCGGACCCGTCGATCTTCACCGTGCTGACCTCCCCCTCGGACACCCCCGGCCTGGCCGGCGTCGACTTCGTGGTGTTCGCGCCGCGCTGGCTGGTCGGCGAGGACACCTTCCGGCCGCCGTACTTCCACCGCAACGTGATGAGCGAGTACATGGGCCTGGTCGAGGGCGCGTACGACGCCAAGACGGCCGGCAAGGGGGGCTTCGTGCCGGGCGGCGGTTCGCTGCACAACATGATGTCGGCGCACGGCCCGGACCGGGAGACCTTCGACCGCGCCAGCGCCGCCGAGCTGCGGCCGCAGCGCGTCGACGACGGGCTGGCGTTCATGTTCGAGACGCGCTGGCCGGTCGTCCTCACGCCGCAGGCCGCCCGGGCCGACCATCTGCAACAGCGCTACGACGACGTCTGGCAGGGCCTCGAACGGCACTTCCGGCCCACCGACGACACATTGCACTGAACGGTGCCGACCGGTACGGATAGCCCGTGACCTCCTTCGCGCCGGACTCGATCGTCCTCACCCGCAAGCTGCCGCTCTGGTACCAGGTGTCGCAGTCGCTGCGCGCCTCGATACTGGGCCGCTCGCCCCGCGACCCGCTCCGGCTGCCCACCGAGGAGCAGCTGGCCGGGCACTACGGGGTGAGCGTGCTGACCATGCGGCAGGCGCTGAAGGAGCTGGAGGACGAGGGGCTGATCACCCGGCACCGGCGCCGGGGCACGTTCATCGAGCCGACGGCCCGGCGCGGGGCCCCGGTGCGGCTGCTGGGCTCGGTCGACGCGATCGTGGCCCAGCAGTCCGGCATGACGACCGAGCTGCTGGAGCACGGCCGCACGGCCGTCCCCGCCGAGGTCGCCGAACACTTCCCGGACCTGGCCGAGGTGGCGGCCTACCACCGCCTCAGGAGCGACGAGGAGACGGGCGAGCCCACCAACCACGCCCGCAACTACGTCCGCCCCGAACTGGCGGCCCGCATCGATCCCGAGGACCTGGTCCGCTGGCCCATGACGAAGGTGCTGCGGGACGTCGTCGGCGCGGACATCGGCAGGATCACCGACACCGTGGAGGCGCGGCTGGCGGACCCGGAGACGGCCCGGCTGCTCCAGGTCCCGCTGCTCAGCCCGATCCTGCACTACACGGGGGTCACCCGTGACGCCGAGGGCCGGGTGCTCGACGCGGCCGTCATCCACTACCGGGGCGACCGCTTCTCGTTCACGGTCACGCTCGACGCGACGTGACGCGCCGTGCCGCGCGGTCCGCGAGCCGTCGTACGATGCCCGGCGTGACGCACGACGACGCTCCGCCGCTGGCGGACCTCATGCCGTGGTCCGTCGCACCGCCGCGGCTCGGCCGGGGGTGGCCGACGGCGCCCGACCCGGCGTCCCTGAAGGCCCGCTGGGACGCCCTGCTGAAGGCCGACGGCGCGGACCGCGAGGCCCTCTTCGAGCCGACGCGCTCGCGCACCCTGCACTCGGCGGTCGGACAGCTGCCCGGCCCGCGCGGCGGGACGCGCAAGCTGGCGCGCGCCTCGGGCCCGTGCCCCGAGCCGGTCCGGGTGCTGGCCGCGCCCTTCGACGAGCAGTGGCTGATCCCCGACCAGCGCCTCATCGACGCGGCCCGCCCCGAGCTGTGGCGGGTCACGGACGAACGGCAGGTCTTCGTGGTGGAGACGCCCGAGCCGCCCCTGCTGGCGACCTCGCTGCTGCCGCTGGTGCGGCCCGGCCGGATCCGGCCCCTGTACCGGCGGCCCGGCGGCGAGGAGCCCAACCTCGCGCCGGGCCTGCCGGACCTGCTGCGCCGGCTCGGCCTCTCCGGCGACCCGGTGGACTTCCTGGCCTGGACCCTGACCGCCGTCCGCCCCGACCTGACCGTCCCGCTCACCCGCGATCCCGGGGTCTGGGCCGAGGGCGTGGCGTCGGGCCGGCGGGCGCTGTGGCTGCTGCGCCGCGACGGCGAGCGCCCGCGGCTCCCCGGCGGGCGGCGGCCCTACGTCCGCGCCCCGCTCCCGTCCCGCCCGCTGACCCTGCGCTACGACCGCGACGCCGAGACCCTCCACCTCGACGAGGGCCGCGTCTCCCCCGTTCCGCCGGAGGCCTGGGACTTCGAGACCGGCGGGGAGCGGGTGCTGGAGCGGTGGTTCGCGGCGCGCGCCGCGCGGGACGCGGGTCCTGGCGGCCTCGCGGCGATCCGGCCGGCGGTCTGGCAGCAGGCCTGGACGTCCGAACTCCTGGAGCTGGTCACCGTGTTGACGCTGCTGGCCGAGGTCCGCGCCCGGCAGGCGCGGTGGACGGTGCCCGACGCCCTCACCACGGCGGAGCTGCGCGCGGCGGGCGTGCTGCCCGTCCCGGCCTCCGCGCGCCGCCCGGCGACCGTGCTGGACCATCACGAGGAGGGCCCGGAGGGCCAGTTCGCGCTGCTGTGAGGGTCACCCCCGGGGCACGAAGCCGTCCAGCACCCGGTCCACGGCCGTCGCGAACACCGCCTCCAGATCGATCGGCCCCGCGTCCTCCATGAACGCCGCCGCCATCCGCGGGAACGCCCCGCCGGCCACCTGGCTCCCCAGGTAGGCGATCCGCACCGCGTTCTCCTGCTCCTCGGACCAGGGCAGCGAGCGGACCCGCTCGGCGGTGGCCAGCTCGCTCGCCACATAGGTCGTCACGACCGCGTTGAGCATGGCGACGAGCTGGAGTTTCATGCCGTACTTCATGTCCAGCGGGTCCAGGCAGGCGAGGCAGTGCTCCAGGTAGCGCAGGGCGTTGGGGCTGAACCCGTAGGCCGGTGACATGAGTTTCGGCAGCCAGGGGTGGCGGCGCATCAGGGCCCGGGTGTCGTGGGCGACCCGGCGCATGTCCGCCCGCCAGTCCCCGCCGGGCTCCCACAGCTCGTGCTCGCCGCTGACGGCGTCCACCATCAGTTCGTAGAGGTCCTCCTTGCGGGGGACGTAGTTGTACAGGGACATGGTCCCGCAGCCCAGGGCGGCGGCGACGTGCCGCATGGACACGGCGTCGAGGCCGCCCTCGTCGGCCGTGCGCACGGCGGCCGCCGCGATGTCGGCGCGCGTGTACGCGGGTCTGGGTCCGCGGCCCGTCCGCTCGGGACGGGCCCAGATCACTTCGGGTACGGCCGCTCGGCCCGCCATCGAAACATCACCTCGTCGACCATGGTAGTTACGTACACCGTACGTAGTGCGCTATGGTCGCGGCATGACTTCTACGTACGATGTACTTAGTGAAGGTCTGGAGAAGCGGTTCGGCGAGGTGCGCGCCCTGCGCGGCCTCGACCTCGCCGTCCCACGGGGCACGGTCTGCGCGGTCCTGGGACCCAACGGCGCGGGCAAGACCACCGCGGTCCGGCTGCTGACCACCCTGCTGCGCCCCGACGCGGGCTCGGCCCGGATCGCCGGCCACGACCTGGTCCGGGAGGCCGCGGCCGTGCGCGGCGCCATCAGCGTCGTGGGGCAGTACGCCACGGTCGACGGCGACCTCACCGGGCGGCAGAACCTGCGGCTCTTCGCCCGTCTGCACCGGGTGCGCGGCCCGGCGGCGCGCGCCGACGACCTGCTCGCCCGGTTCGGGCTGGAGGAGGCCGCCGACCGGTCCGCCGCCACCTACTCGGGCGGCATGCGCCGCCGCCTGGACCTCGCCGCCGCCCTGATCCGCCGGCCCCGGGTCCTCTTCCTCGACGAGCCGACCACCGGACTGGACCCGGCCGGCCGGGGCGAGGTCCACGACGCCGTGCGCGAACTCGGGCGGGACGGCACGACGGTCCTGCTGACCACCCAGTACCTGGAGGAGGCCGACCACCTCGCCGACGACATAGCCCTCGTGGACCGCGGCCGCGTCGCGCACACCGGTTCGCCCCGCCACCTCAAGGCATTGATCGGCTCCTACGCCGAAGCCGTCGTCGCCGATCCGGCAGCCCTGCCGGTGGCGGCCGCGGCGCTGGCCCGGATCACGGGCGCCGAACCCGCGCCGGACCCGGCCCGCGCCGCCGTCGGCGCGGTCTCCCGCGACACCACGCTCACCCTGCCCCGCCTGGTGCGCGAACTCGACGCGGCGGGCGTGCCGCTGCTCGACGCGACGCTGCGCCCCCCGACCCTCGACGAGGTGTTCCTGCACCTCACGGCCGAACAGGAGATCGCCGCATGAGCGCCGCCGCCCTGACGTACGACGGAACGGCCATGCTGGGCCGGCAACTGCTGCGGGTCCGCAACAACCCGGCGCTGGTGATCCTCACCCAGAGCATGCCGATCACCATGCTGCTGTTCTTCGGCTACTTCTTCGGCAGCGCCCTGTCGATGCCCGGCGCGGAGTACCGCTCCTTCCTCGTGCCCGGCCTGCTGGTGGCCACCGCCGCCAACGGCATCATGACCGGCATGTTCCAGGCGGCCCAGGACGTCCACCGCGGCGTGACCGACCGGCTGCGCACGCTGCCGGTGAGCCGGGCGGCGGTGCCGCTCGGACAGGCCGCGGCCGACCTCGTCGTCACCGCGGCGGGGACGGCGCCCTTCCTCCTGGTGGCACTGGCCGTCGGCTGGCGGGTGGAGGGCTCGGCCGCGGCCGCGGCCGGCGCACTGGGCCTGCTGCTGATCTTCCGGTTCGCCTGCACCTGGATCGGGATCCACCTCGGGCTGCTCTCGCGCAGCGAGGAGGCGGCCGGCCAGCTGGGCAGCGCGACGTTCCTGCTGCCCCTGATGTCCAACGCCTACATCCCGACCGACGGCCTGCCGGGCCGGCTGCGCACGCTCGCCGAGTGGAACCCGCTCAGCGCGGTGACCACGGCCCTGCGGGACCTGTTCGGCAACGCGCCCGTCCCCCCGCACTCCGCCTGGCCCGTGGCGCATCCGGTGGCCGGGTCGCTGGCCTGGTGCGCCCTGCTGCTCGCGGTGTTCGCCCCGCTCGCGGTACGGCGGTACGCGCGGGGCGAAGGCCAGGGCCTGCCGTTCGGATCGGCGTGCGGAGGCGGGGCCTGCTGACAGGGCCGCCGGTCAGGGGTCATGATCCCTTCCATGGACCAGCCCCTCCGGCCCTCGCCGCCGCCCCTTCCCCTTCCCCCGCAGCAGCAGCCCCTGCCCCTGCCCCTGCCCCTGGAAGGTCTCACGGTGGTCGCCGTCGAGCAGGCCGTCGCGGCGCCGTTCGCGACCCGGCAGCTCGCCGACCTCGGCGCCCGGGTGATCAAGGTCGAGCGGATCGACGGCGGCGACTTCGCGCGCGGCTACGACACCGCCGCCGGCGGTCTCGCCTCGCACTTCGTGTGGTGCAACCGGGGCAAGGAGTCCGTCGCGCTGGACCTGAAGGACCCGCGCGGCCTGGACGTCGTACGACGGCTGATCTCGGGCGCCGACGTGTTCGTGCAGAACCTCGCGCAGGGCGCCGCGGCCCGGCTCGGCCTGGACGCGGCCACCCTGTGCGCGGCGCACCCGCGGCTGGTCGCCGTCGACATCTCCGGCTACGGGCCGGCCGGCCCCTACGCGGACAAGCGGGCCTACGACATGCTCGTGCAGTGCGAGGCCGGGCTGGTGTCGGTGACCGGCACGCCCGAGCAGCCGGTGAAGGCGGGGATCCCGGCGGCGGACGTCGCGGCGGCCATGTACGCCTTCTCCGGCGTGCTGGCGGCGCTGGTGCGGCGCGGCACGACCGGACGCGGCGGCCCGGTGGAGGTGTCGATGCTGGAGGCGCTCGCGGAGTGGATGGGCCATCCCCTGCACCACACGATGCACGGCGGCTCCGCCCCGGCCCGCACCGGCCTCGCGCACGCGGTGATCGCGCCCTACGACGCCTACGCCACGGCCGACGGCGGACGGGTGCTGCTGTCGGTGCAGAACGACCGTGAGTGGCGGCGGCTGGCCGAACAGGTCGTCGGGCGGCCCGCGTCGGGGACGGATCCGGCGTACGCCACGAACGCGGCACGGGTGCGGAACCGCGAGCGCACCGACGCCCTGGTGGCGCGGGCGCTGGGCGCGCTGGACGCCGACGAGGCGCTGGCGCGGCTGGAGGCGGCGGGCATCGCCTGCGCGCGGCTGCGGGATCTGCACGAAGTGGCCGAGCATCCGCAGCTCGCGGCGCGCGACCGCTGGCGGGAGGTGGGGACGCCGGTCGGACCGCTGCGGGCGCTGCTGCCCCCGATCACGCTGCCGGGCGGGGCGGAGGCACGGATGGGGGACGTGCCCGCGCTCGGGGAGCACACCGAAGCACTGCTGCGTGCCGTGGGGATGACGGACGAGGAGATCGCAGCGCTGCGCCGGGACGGTGTGGCCGCCTGAGCGCGGGACTCAGTACATGACGACGTGCCGGCGGGTCAGTGCCGGTGACCGCCGAAGAGCGAACGGCGCAGTCGGCGCAGGGGCGCGAAGAGCGAGACGCGGCTGACCCTCGCCCGCGTCGTCTTGCCGGAACCGTGGTCGCGCACGGGCTCACGCGCGGTCAGCTCCCGCATCAGCGAGGTCGCCTCGGCCGTCTCCCGCTGCGGAACGGCGGGACCCGCCAGCACCGAGAGATGGCGGTCCAGGCGCGAACTGGTCGCGCTGCTCCCGCAGGTGATCGCAGGGACCCGCGCCCTGCTGTGCATCGTTATCTGTTCCATGTCACTCCCCACCCGTACGAGTCCACCCGGCCCGGGCAGGGTAACCCTATCGCCCCGTCGCGGCACCCGTGTATCGAGCTCACCTGATTCACCTTCCCCGTAAGGGGGTTGACGACGCCTCCGTGATCACTCTCCGAATCCAACCGATTTCAGGGTGAGTTGGACAACCGGCTGAGTAGTGGGCTGTGGCGATCCGGCGGCCGGCTCGACGGTCACAGCGAGTGACGTGGCCGCCCGGTCGAGACCGGTGGCGACCAGGGGCGTGTCGCCCGCGAAGAGCCCGAGGGAGCGCGGTTGCGCGTTCGGGCGCATGAGCCACAGCTGATGCGCCCGCCCGGCGGGCAACGCGTCGTATCCGCTCAAGGTGACGATCGCCCGCCCCTCTGAAACGGAAGCGATCACTCCGATACTCCGGCCCTCGGCGTCCTTCCCGTTGCCCGCCCGCGCGTCCGGAGCCGCGAGAACGTGGGCGATCTCACGTGCCTGGGCGCGCTCGGCGTCCAGCCGGTCCTGGGTCCGCCCGGCCTGGACGGCGAAGAGGGACGCCACCACGAGGGCCGCGGCGGCCGTGGCCGTCACCAGCGGCACGAACAGCGGACGGCGCGCGCGGGACTTCCCGCCGCGCCCGGACGCGTGGGAGCTGCCGCCGGAGCGGCGGGGCGGCGGCTGCACGCCCCACACGTGCGGGGGCAGTTGGGGCGCGTGCTCGCGCAACGGCGCGCGCGACGCCTCCTGCGGGGTGCGCTGGACGGCGGCCAGGACCCGCTCGCGCATCGCGGCCGGCGGCGGGGCGGCCGTCGACCAGGCCAGCCGCACGGCGTCCTCGGCCAGCTCCCGCACCTCGGCGGAGCAGCGGTCGCAGCCCTTGAGATGTCTTTCGAAACGGCGGCGCTCGTCGGCCTCGAGGGCGTCCAGCGCGTAGGGGGCGGCCAGCGAGTGCGGGTCCTCGCGGCGGAACAGGCCGAGCAGACTCATGCGGCGCCTCCCAGGCAGTCGCGCAGCCGCGTGAGCCCGTCACGCATCCGTGTCTTCACCGTGCCCAGCGGCAGGGACAGCCGGTCGGCCACCTCACGGTACGTGTAGCCGTCGTAGTAGGCGAGGGTGACGGACTGACGCTGAAGCTCCGTCAGCCGGTTCAGGCAGCGGCGGACCAACTGGCGTTCCAGGCCCGCCTCGACCTCCTCGGCCACCTGGTCGAAGGCGGGGTCGTGGTAGCGGGAGGCCTCGCGCTGCTCCCGGTCGACGGCCGCGCGGGCGCTGCGCACCCGGTCGACGGCGCGGCGGTGGGCGAGGGTGAGGATCCAGGACAGGGCGCTGCCGCGGTTCGGGTCGAAGCGGCCCGCGGAGCGCCAGGCCTCCAGGAGCACCTCCTGGGCGACCTCCTCGGACTGCGCGGGATCGCGGACGACCCGGCGCACGAGTCCGAACACCGGTCCGCAGACGAGGGTGTAGAGCCGTTCGAAGGCCCGCTGGTCGCCCCCCGCCACGAGCACCAGAAGCTCGTCCGCCTCCATGCCGTCCCCCTCCCTGCGGCCCCCGCACCCGGGCCGTCCCGTCACACCAGGCATCCGCAAACGAACACACCTCCGGTGGATGTGTACGGATCCGAGCGGCGAAAACGCGGGTGATCAGGAAAGAAAAAGTTTTTCGCTCCGGACCAATCCGAACCCGCCCTCCGCTCCGTATCACTGTCCGTCAGGCAACTTGGCACAGAGGACGGACGGCATGACAGCTTTCTCCAGGAGCGGCAACGGACGCAGGAGCGTCGCGACCCTCATATGCGGTGCGCTGGCCGCCGGGGGGCTCGCAGCCGCCGGCGCCGCCGCGTTGGCCCCGGGGGCCGCCTACGCCTCCAGCCACCGGGAGGCTCCTCTCATCTCGGGCACACCGCAGTACGACAACACCGACGTGTACGCGTTCGTCAGCCCGGACCACCCGGACACGACGACGATCGTCGCGAACTGGATCCCGTTCGAGGAGCCCGCGGGCGGCCCGAACTTCTTCCCGTTCGCCGAGGACGCCCAGTACGACCTGCACATCGACAACAACGGCGACGCGAAGGAGGACCTGACCTTCCGTTACACGTTCAAGACGCACACGAAGAACAAGAAGACGTTCCTCTACAACACCGGCGCCGTCGACAGTCTGTACGACCCCGACCTGAACGTGACGCAGTCGTACGACCTCGAACTGCTCAAGCTGAAGAAGGGGAAGGTCGAGCACAGGACGAAGATCGCGGACGACGTGCCGGTGGCGCCGTCGAACGTGGGCAAGGCGTCGATGCCGAACTACAAGAAGCTGCGCGACCAGGCGATCTACAAGCTGCCCAACGGCGCGAAGACGTTCGCCGGCCAGGCCGACGACCCGTTCTTCCTGGACCTGCGCGTCTTCGACCTGCTCTACGGCGGCGACCTCTCCGAGGTCGGCAACGACACGCTCAAGGGCTACAACGTCAACTCCATCGCGCTCCAGGTCCCGAGCGACATGATCGCCGAGTCGAAGCACCAGCCGATCGTCGGCATCTGGTCGACGACCCAGCGCCAGAACGCCCAGGGCTACTACTCGCAGGTCTCCCGGCTGGGCAACCCGCTGGTCAACGAGGTCGTCAACCCGATCAAGGACAAGGACCGGTTCAACGCGTCCCAGCCCAAGGACGACGGCCAGTTCCTGAAGAACGTCACCAACCCCGAGCTGCCCAAGCTCATCGAGGCGATCTACAAGATCAAGGCGCCGGCCGAGCCGCGCAACGACCTCGTCGACGTGTTCCTGAAGGGCGTCAAGGGCCTCAACCAGCCCCCGTACGTGACGCCTTCGGAGGAGCTGCGCCTCAACACCTCGATCAAGCCGTCCATGCACCCGAAGCGGCTGGGCGTCCTCGACGGTGACAACGCGGGCTTCCCGAACGGCCGCCGCCTCACCGACGACGTGATCGACGCCTCGCTCCAGGTGGTCGAGGGCGAACTGGTCGGCTCCAAGAACGACCTGGGCGACGCGGTCGACAAGAACGACAAGGGCTTCGAGACGTCCTTCCCCTACGTCGCCCTGCCCACCGAGGGCTCGCGCGGCGCGAGCGCCAAGAGCGGCGCCGACGTCCGCAGCCAGCTCGGCGACGCCCTCACCGGCTCGACCGACAACACCACGCTGATCGCGTCCTCCGCGGGCGCGGGCGCTGCGGGCATCCTCCTCATCGGCGGCGGCCTGATGTGGTGGCGTGGCCGGCGGCGGGCCTACTAGGCCCTCCCCCTGAACGGGCCGGGGAGAATCCTGCGCTCCCCGGCCCTGTCCCACCGACTGGCGCGGCCCGCGTACTCATCCCCCACGGCGCGGGCCGCGCCGCCCCCACGTGAGCAGACGGAACCACCCCAGGCGACCTAGGAGAGGGCATGTCCGCGCGGACGAACGACGGCGAACCGGAGCACACCCCACCGGTCTGCGCCCGACCGGCACCGGTCACCGGCGAACCGGACTCCGGTGCACCGGTCTCGCACCGGGACCAGCCGGCGCCGACCGCCGCCTCCGCGGAGGCCCCCGGCCCGCGGCACGCGACCGGGGCCGCACCGGGAACGGCGACCGCCCCGCAGACGGGCGTGACCGCGGAGACCGCCGTCGACGCCGACACCGCCACCGGCCCCGGAACCGTCGGTTCCGCCGGCGCCGGGGACGAATGCGGCGCCGACGCGGACACGGCCGTCGTCGCCACGGACGCGGACGCCGGCGCAGGCGCGGACGCCCCTGCCGGGGCGGAGGCCGACACCCACTCGGACGCCCCCGTCGGTGCGGACGCCGCCGGTGCGGCGGCCCTCGCGGGCGCGCAGGGCGTCGACGCAGACACGCGCGCCGGTGCGGACGCTGACGCAGATGCGGAAGCGCCCGCCGGTGTGGAGGCCCCCGCCGGTGCGAAGGCCCCCGCCGGTACGGAGGCCTGCGGCGTCGAGGTCGACGAGCGGGTCGTCGCCGTGCGGCGGGCGGGGGCCGCCGGGCGTCGCTGGCGGGCCGCCCAGCTCACCGCCTGCGCCGCCATGCTGGCCGTGGCGCTGACCGCCGGGGCGATCGCGTTCGGCGCGGCCCACGAGGGACGGGACATGCCCGTGGCGACCGCCGCCGCGGTCTCCCCCGGCCTCCTCGCCGGCGGCGACCTCGACGCGAGCATCACCGCCCTGCAAGGTCATCTGCGCGTCCAGCCGAGGGACTTCGGCGGCTGGGCCACCCTGGGGCTGGCCTACGTCGAGCAGGCCCGCACCAACGGAGACCCCTCCCGTTACCCGCAGGCCGAGCAGGCCCTGAAGCGTTCCCTCTCCCTGCGTCCCGGCAACGACGAGGCGCTGGCCGGCCGGGCCGCCCTCGCCGCCGCCCGGCACGACTTCGCGAACGCCCTGAAGCTGGCCGACCGGGTCCTGGAGCAGAACCCCTACAACGAGCGCGCGCTGTGCTCCCGTGTCGACGCCCTCGTCGAGCTGGGCCGCTACGACGAAGCCGAGGCGGCCGTCCGCGTCGCGGACCAGCGGCGGCCCGGCGTACCGGTGTTCACCCGCTACGCCTACGTCCACGAACTGCGCGGCGACGTCGCCACCGCCCGCCGGGTCCTGGAGCGGGCGCTCACCGCGGCCACCTCGCCCGGCGACATCGCCTACGTCGCCGCCCAGCTGGGCCAACTCGCCTGGAACCAGGGCGACTACGCCACCGCCCTCACCCACTACGCCCGCGCCCTCGCCGCCGACGAGAACTACCTTCCCGCACTCGAGGGCCGCGCCCGCGCGCAGGCCGCGAGCGGACAGCGGGCCGAGGCCGTCAAGGGGCTGGAGCTGATCGTCGCCCGCTACCCGCTCCCCGCACCGCTGGTGGAGCTGGGCGAGCTGTACGAGGCCCGGGGCGGCGCCGGAGACCGCGCGAAGGCCGGGGAGCAGTACGCGCTCGTCGACGCGTGGACCGCGATCGCCCGTGCCAACGGCGTCAACGCCGACCTGGACACCGCGCTCGCCGCCGCCGACCACGGCGACCGGGCGACGGCCCTGCGCGCGGCCCGCGACGACTGGTCCCGCCGGCACACCGTGCACACGGCGGACGCCCTCGCCTGGGCCCTGCACGTCAACGGCAAGGACGCCGAGGCCCTCCCCTACGCCCGTCAGGCCACGGCCACCGGCTACCGCAACGCGGCCTTCCTCTACCACCGCGGCGTGATCGAGCAGGCGACCGGCCACCGGGCCGACGCCCGGACGCATCTGTCCGCCGCGCTGAAGCTGAACCCCGGGTTCTCGCCGCTGGGCGCCCGCCAGGCCCGCGCGGCCCTCAAGACGCTGGAGGCGGGCAAGTGAGCACCCGTCGTCTGTTCGCCTCCTGCGCGGCCGTGCTCACGGCCGGCTGCGCGCTCGTGCTGGTCCCTTCCACCGGCGCGAGCGCGCACCCGCTCGGCAACTTCACCGTCAACCGCTACGACGGCCTCGTCGCCGCCCCGGGGCAGCTGCGCGTCGACCATGTCGAGGACCTCGCCGAGATCCCGGCGACCCAGGCGAAGCCGGACATCGAGCGGCTCGGGATGGACGCCTGGGCGCGGGAGCGCTGCGCGACGGCCGCCGCCGGCAGCAGGCTCACCGTCGACGGCCGTGCCGTGGCCCTCGCCGCGGGCGCGGGCAAGGCGTCCGTGCGGCCCGGCCAGGCGGGGCTCGACACGCTGCGCGTGGAGTGCCGGCTGACCGCCCCGCTGCCCGACGTCGCCGCCGGGGACGCCGTATCCGTCGACTTCCACAGCGCGGGCGTCTCCTCCGGGCCCGGCTGGCGGGAGATCACCGCGCGCGGCGACCGGATGACGCTCACCGCGTCCGACGTCCCGAAGAAGTCGCTGTCGGGCGAACTGATCAGTTATCCGAAGGAGTTGCTCTCCTCCCCGGCGGACACGTCGACCGCGTCCGTGCGGGTGCGGCCGGGTGGCGCGGCGCTCGTCGAACAGGACCGGGACGCACCGGCCGCCTCCGTGCTGCCGCGCGGCGCCGACCGCTGGACACGGGCCCTGGACGACCTGGTCGCCCGGCAGCACCTCACGCTCGGCTTCGCCGCGCTGGCCCTGGTGATCGCCGTCGGTCTCGGCGCGCTGCACGCGGTCGCCCCCGGGCACGGCAAGACCATCATGGCCGCGACGGCGGCCGCCCGCGGCGGCCGGGCGCGGATGAAGGACGTGCTGCCGCTCGCCGCATCGGTCACCGTCACGCACACGCTCGGCGTCGTCGCCCTGGGCCTCCTCGTCACCGCCGGTTCGGCCGCGGCGCCCTCGGTGATCGCCTGGCTGGGACTGGCGAGCGGCGCGCTGGTGCTCTTCGCGGGCGTGACCCTGGCCCGCCGCGCCTGGCGCGGCCGGGGCGGCGCCGCGCACGGACACGGACACACCCACCCTCACCCGCATCCCCACCCGCACCCGCAGGGCGGTCACTCGCCCGACCGCGAGCCCGCGAAAGCCGCGGACCGTCAACTCGCCCTCGTCGGGGCCACCACCGCGCACACCCATACGCATCCCGGTTCCGAGGACGCGTCCGGCCACGGGCACGGCCACAGCCACGACCCCGGTCCCGGCCACGGCCGTCCGCACGAGCACGAGCACGAGCACCGGCACGAAGACGGTCACGCACACGGGCCCGAGCACGACCACGGACACACCCACACCCACACGCACGGCGGCCACACCCACACCCATGCCGTCGCCCCCACTCTGCGCGGCACGCTCCTGCTCGGGTTCGCCGGCGGCATGGTGCCCAGTCCGTCGGCGGTCGTCGTGCTGGTCGGCGCGGCCGCGCTCGGGCAGGCCTGGTTCGGGCTGCTGCTCGTCGTCGCGTACGGCGTCGGCCTCGCGCTGACCCTGACCGCCGCCGGGTTCGCCGTCGTCCGGCTCGGCGCGGGGGCGACCCGCCTGCTGGACCGGCAGCCGCGCTGGACGGCCCACCCGGCCGTGACGACCGTGCGGCGCAACCTGCCCCTGTGGTCCGCGTTCCTCGTGGTGGTCCTCGGCGCCGGACTGGTGCTCAGGGGGGCCGCATCCGTACTGGGCTGAGCTACGTTGGTGGGGTTGCGGAGGTTTTCGCCCGGATGCGAAGAGCGAAATGGGGGCGCGGTGTCCGAAGAACCGGGCAGTGAACGTCTGATCGCGGGCCGCTACCGTCTGCTGACGCCGCTCGGCGAGGGCGGCATGGGCACGGTGTGGCGGGCCCGGGACGAGGTGCTGCA encodes:
- a CDS encoding nickel transporter, which translates into the protein MSTRRLFASCAAVLTAGCALVLVPSTGASAHPLGNFTVNRYDGLVAAPGQLRVDHVEDLAEIPATQAKPDIERLGMDAWARERCATAAAGSRLTVDGRAVALAAGAGKASVRPGQAGLDTLRVECRLTAPLPDVAAGDAVSVDFHSAGVSSGPGWREITARGDRMTLTASDVPKKSLSGELISYPKELLSSPADTSTASVRVRPGGAALVEQDRDAPAASVLPRGADRWTRALDDLVARQHLTLGFAALALVIAVGLGALHAVAPGHGKTIMAATAAARGGRARMKDVLPLAASVTVTHTLGVVALGLLVTAGSAAAPSVIAWLGLASGALVLFAGVTLARRAWRGRGGAAHGHGHTHPHPHPHPHPQGGHSPDREPAKAADRQLALVGATTAHTHTHPGSEDASGHGHGHSHDPGPGHGRPHEHEHEHRHEDGHAHGPEHDHGHTHTHTHGGHTHTHAVAPTLRGTLLLGFAGGMVPSPSAVVVLVGAAALGQAWFGLLLVVAYGVGLALTLTAAGFAVVRLGAGATRLLDRQPRWTAHPAVTTVRRNLPLWSAFLVVVLGAGLVLRGAASVLG